The genomic interval CGGCACATAGGTTAGTAAGGTTTGTTGAAGAAGAACTTAAAGGTGCTGCCCAAGAATATACATAAGGTGATTTCCCACCGCTTGCAGAAACAGTAATTGAACCATCACAAACAGCGTTGCAACTTGCATCGGTTTTTGTAACGTTTACAGTAAGTGCAGGAGGTTGGACAATAACTACACTATCATTTTTAACACAACCCAATATATCCGTAATTTGAACCTTGTAGGTACCTGGGCATAGGTTAACTTGAGGATTTGTAGAACCTCCCGGAGTCCAAACAATGGTGTAGGTACCGGCTCCACCTGTAGGCGCTACACTTGCTTGTCCGTTGCAAACAGCATTACAAGTAATGTCTGTTTTTGTGATGTTACTCAACAATGGAGTTGGCTGATTAAGACTGGTGCTAAAACTTTTTGAACAGCCTTGATTGTCGGTTACTACTACACTAACTGTTCCACCACATAACAAACTATCGGTTTGACCGGTTTGTCCATTGCCCCACAAATAAGTATACGGTGGAGTACCTCCAAGCGGATTAGCCTTTACTTTTCCATTGCAATCGCCAAAACATTTAGGTTGTGTTTTAGTATAGTTGGGAATAATGATAGGCGGTGGATCGTTAACGATAACAAACTGGTTGAGTACATCGCCATTGCTGATATTGGTAACAGTTAAAATGTATGTACCTGCTGGTACATTCGTCATTGGATTTCCAAAGAAATTACTGTTCCCATCAGTTAGTAAATAAGTGTAATTCCCGGGAGTACTAGTTATGACTGAATCAACTTCTACAATTGCATTTGAATCACCATTACATTTTGGTGGAGTAACTGTTAAACGAATACTATCAATGGAAGTAATACCAGGAAGATTTCCTTTTGTATAATCAAGTACTCTTGCAGAACTACTTTTTATTTTAAATGTTGGACTTCCTTGCAATGTGGCACTTTTTTGCTGAACTATACTTGAAGTTCCAAGGTCAAGTGAACCACTTGCATTGGGTGTAATTTTAAATGCGCTAGTTTGAACGAATTTATCAGCTGTAAAAAGCTTTCCGGCTTTGAGGTAAATACTTTTTGTAAGTGGTAAAAGTAAATGGTCGCTCAAGGTCCAGGTAGTATTCGGGCCGTTCAAAATAATATTGCCGCTCATCCATTTTGAAGCAGAAAAAATGGTTTCATTTCCGGCAATGGAAGTAAATTCAATATCACCTAAAAAATAATTTTCAATAAATTTAGAAAATCGCAAGGAACCATTAATGTGCAAAACTGATGTTGCGGAACCATGAAACTCAGCAAAAGGAATATCGGATAAACAGGTAAAATTTTTGCAATTAGCGGAACCTATTATGTGCACTTTTTGAGCACGCAAGGAGAATGAATTTTCATCAAAAAAAACATTGTCAGCCTGGGTTGGAATTTTGTTACATGTTTGTCCACCGCTCGAATACGACCAATGCGCAGGGTCGTTCCAGTTTCCTGAATTAGAAATCCAAAATAAGTCGGTGGCATGTGTTTTTTCCGAATAAACTATTGAAAAAAACAATATGGTAAGGCAGAGTGTAACTATTTTTTTCACAGACAAAGAATTGTAGTTAGACGAAAATATCTAAAAATAAGCTGATAAAAACCTTGAATAAAGATAGTTATAAACAGTACATGTTTTAAAAGTATTCGACAAACAACAAATGCTCCGCTTCACCTGATTGGAGAGCGTATTGAATGGAAAAAAATTGGGTGTGAAAGAGAAATTTTACTACCTGTACCGACAGCATTAATTTTTATTTAAAGTTAGTGTGAAGTAAAAAAGAATAAATTTTATACGAATTTATCTCCCTTTATACTTTTCACATCATTTACAAACTGTCGAATTTGCTGTTCTTCCGATTTTTTACATACCAATAAAACATCATCCGACTCAACAACAATATAATCAGCGAGGCCTTCAAGTACAACCAATTTGTTCTTAGGTACATGCACAATACAATTTTTAGAATTATACATTAATACATTTTTCCCAACAATGGCATTTCCTTTTTCTTCCTTGTCCATGTGCTGATACAGCGATCCCCATGTACCTAAATCGCTCCATCCAATTGCAGACGAGCGTACATACACATTGTCAGCTTTCTCCATGATTCCATAATCAATAGAAATGTTTTTACACAAAGGGTAAGTTTGCTTTATAAATTCGGCCTCTTCGGGAGTATTTAACTTTGAGATTCCGTCATTAAACAGCGTATACATTTCAATCATGTGCTTTTCAAAAGCGAGCAATACACTTTTTGCTGTCCAAATAAAAATACCTGCATTCCAAAGAAAATCGCCACTTTGACGAAAAAATTTTGCCATCTCTAGATCCGGTTTCTCAGTAAAGGTCTTTACCTTTTTCATACGTGCATCGGATTCTTTCGCTTCACTTTGCTTAAATTGTATATAGCCGTATCCTGTATCAGGTCGGGTTGGCTTAATACCTAGCGTTACCAAACAATCTTCGCTTGCCGCCTTTTTAAAGCACGATTGAATTGCTTTTACGAATGTGTGTTCCTTTAAAATTAGGTGATCACTAGGAGCAACTACAATGTTTGCTTCCGAATTTATTTTAGCTATTTTAAAGCAGGCGTAGGCAATGCACGGTGCTGTATTTCTTCTCGCTGGTTCCAACAATACTCTGTCATCGGAAATATCTTTAATTTGCTGGTGTACTAGGTCCTTATAAATTTCGTTAGTTACGATAAAAATATTCTCCTTTGGACAAAGTTTTAAAAAGCGACGATAGGTTTGTTGTAACAAGGTTTCGCCAGTTCCCAAAATATCAATAAATTGTTTAGGATGGTTGGTACGACTCATGGGCCAAAAACGACTACCAATTCCGCCGGCCATTATCACACAATAATTATTTTTCATAAATAAATTCACGTTTTACACTCAATTTTGTTACTTGTTTGAGATCAATTTTAACAAGTATATTTTCCTGAATAGGTGTTTTGAAATATTGATAGGTATTGACAGTCCTTAGTTTTTGAAGTAATGCAAAATAAATAAAAGCTATTCAAAAAATGCAGCATTCTCATTACTGTAGGGAAGACAATGCGTTGTTTAAATTTGAGATAATTCCTTCTGTATCTTTCAGTGTACATGTTCCTACAGAAATACGGTACCAAGTAGATTCAGCCGAAGCTCCAAAGGCAGAAAAAGGAACGATTCCAATTTTTGCTTCTTCTAATAAAAACCGGGTTATGTCAACAGTGTTTTTAATTTGTTCGCCATTTTGTCTACGCTTTCCTTTTAAATCGAATTGCACTGTTAAATACAATGCAGCTTGCGGAGCAATGGAATCAATAGGAGCACCTTGCCTTTTTAATTCTTGAATACCGGCATGAATAGCTCTCAATCGGTTAAAAATTTCTGCTTTAATGTGATTCAAATAACTTTCAACTTCGTTTGAGTTATTCATAAATTTTGCAGAAGCTATTTGCTCTGCACGCGGTGCCCAAGCTCCAACATGCCCAAGAATTGACTTCATTTTATCAATAATTTGCTGTGGTCCAAAACCCCAACCTACACGAATACCTGTTGCAGCAAACGATTTCGATAAGCCATCCACAAAAATTGTGTAATCGCGCATTTCGGGACAAAGTGAAACCGGGTTGTAATGCACAGTATCGCCAAAAGTAAGTGTCCAATAAATTTGGTCATACATCAAATAAAGTGGCTTTTCATTGTCGCCTCTTCTGCGGTTTTCGGCTAAAATTAATTCGCAAATTTCGGTGAGTCCTTCTTTTGAAAATGTGGTACCTGTTGGATTTAATGGCGAACAAAGTGCAAGTAAATTAGCTTTTGAAATATGTGGTTTTAACTCGGCAGCAGTTGGCATAAAATTATTTTCAGCCTTTGTTTCTACCAACAGTTGTTGTGCTGATGAAAGATGCGTGTAGTGATTATTATTCCAAGAAGGCACAGGAAATAAAATAGTATCGCCTGCATCTATTAATGCACAAAATAATGAGTAAATTAAAGGTCGTGCTCCACCGGCAATAAGTATTTCAGATGGCGCATACTCCAAGCCGCAATTTGTTTGTAAAAAAGAAGCAACTGTTTGCCTTAATGCAGGAATACCATCGGCAGGTGGATAGTTGGTTTCGTTATTCGTATATGCTTCAACAATGGCACTTTTTAATCCATCGGGTATTGGGAAATAAGCAGGATTAAAATCGCCAATTGTTAGGTTGTAAATTTTTTCACCACTTTTAATTTTCTCATTGATTTCACCGGCCAACTTAATGATTTCAGAGCCAATTAAGTTTTCGGCCATTCGTGAAACTTTAAGTTTTTTGGTGGTACTAATACTTGCCATTGTTTTATTTTTTTTGCAAAGTTAGATTAATTATTTCTTTTCAGTATTGACTGGTGAAGTTTGGTTAACTGGCACGACTTCAGCGAGTGGGCTAAATAAATACACACGTTTAGAGCCCAGTTCAACGCACTTGAATCTTTTACGGCCTCTTTCACCTTTTACAAAAAAGCGATTCTTACCGTATCTAAAAGTAGTCCCAATGGCCAATTCTTCAATATGTACCCAGGATTTGCGACGAATATCGTGTCTTCGTAATACCCGTAATAAATTTTCGTCAGCACAACTTGAAGCAGCCGGATTGTGCATGTATTGTATTAATGCTTTCATAACATCCTCCGGAAAAATTTGTTCATTCAAGTAATAGCGCATCAGGTTTTTATACTCTTGCTTCCATTCTTCTCCATGCGGTAAAACACGCTTATGCAAGCTGCGTTGATATTTTTCAAAGGTGGTAAGATGTGCTATTTCATGCACCAAGGTGATTAGAAAAGCATATTTATTTAGGTTGTGATTAATGGTAATAGAATGCCTGCTATTATTAATTGGTGGCCGGTAATCGCCCAGCTTTGAAGCGCGGTTTTCAGTAATTTTAAGGTTAAAATTGAAGTGCAATATCCAATCTGCCATTGTATCAACAGCAGGTTCGGGGAGATAATTTAGTAGAATTTCTTTGTATTTGCTTTTGGGATCTGTCAAGATAAATAAGCCAATAGGGGTGCTAAAGTTAAAAAAAATTACGATTTACTTTAACCACCAATACACCAAAAAGCTACTGAGGTATGCCAGTACTCCCATGTAAACAAATTGTATTAATGGCCATTTCCAGTGTTTGGTTTCGCGGTATACCACAGCAATAGTACTCATGCACTGCATGGCAAAGGCATAAAACAACATAAGCGAAAAACCAACTGCAGGTGTAAACACTTTTTGTCCTGTTTTAGGATTAATTTCAGCAAGCATTTTTTCGCGAATCGATTTAGTATTTTCTGCGTCATTAACACTATATATTGTGCTCATCGTACCCACAAATACTTCGCGTGCTGCAAGAGATGTAACCAATGAAATTCCAATTTTCCAATCGAATCCAAGCGGAGCAATAGCAGGTTCAATTTTTTTTCCGACTAATCCGGCATAACTTGATTCCAGTTTTTCACTCGCAATAAATGCAGCTATTTCAGCATCTGTTAAACGCGATTTATACTCAACCTGTTCATATTTTTTCTCAATTTCCTTAAAGCTATTACCTGGTCCATAGGACGACAAAACCCATAATATCACACTAATTGCTACAATAACTTTTCCTGCATCCAACAAAAATACTTTTACCTTTTCGACCATGGTGAAACCTACATTTTTCCAACGAGGCATTCGGTACACGGGTAATTCCATAATGAAGTAACTTTTCTCTTTCGAGCGCAAAATCACGCGCATTACCCAAGCAGAAAAAATGGCCGCTAAAAAACCAATTAAATAGAGTGCCATGAGCACTAATCCTTGTACATTAAAAAAATAGTAACGTGCATCTTCCGGAACAACAAGTGAAATCAATAAAGTATAAACTGGTAATCGTGCTGAACAACTCATTAATGGGGTAACCATAATGGTAATCATTCGTTCCTTCCA from Bacteroidota bacterium carries:
- a CDS encoding aminotransferase class I/II-fold pyridoxal phosphate-dependent enzyme, whose product is MAENLIGSEIIKLAGEINEKIKSGEKIYNLTIGDFNPAYFPIPDGLKSAIVEAYTNNETNYPPADGIPALRQTVASFLQTNCGLEYAPSEILIAGGARPLIYSLFCALIDAGDTILFPVPSWNNNHYTHLSSAQQLLVETKAENNFMPTAAELKPHISKANLLALCSPLNPTGTTFSKEGLTEICELILAENRRRGDNEKPLYLMYDQIYWTLTFGDTVHYNPVSLCPEMRDYTIFVDGLSKSFAATGIRVGWGFGPQQIIDKMKSILGHVGAWAPRAEQIASAKFMNNSNEVESYLNHIKAEIFNRLRAIHAGIQELKRQGAPIDSIAPQAALYLTVQFDLKGKRRQNGEQIKNTVDITRFLLEEAKIGIVPFSAFGASAESTWYRISVGTCTLKDTEGIISNLNNALSSLQ
- a CDS encoding SprT-like domain-containing protein, whose amino-acid sequence is MTDPKSKYKEILLNYLPEPAVDTMADWILHFNFNLKITENRASKLGDYRPPINNSRHSITINHNLNKYAFLITLVHEIAHLTTFEKYQRSLHKRVLPHGEEWKQEYKNLMRYYLNEQIFPEDVMKALIQYMHNPAASSCADENLLRVLRRHDIRRKSWVHIEELAIGTTFRYGKNRFFVKGERGRKRFKCVELGSKRVYLFSPLAEVVPVNQTSPVNTEKK
- a CDS encoding NTP transferase domain-containing protein, which codes for MKNNYCVIMAGGIGSRFWPMSRTNHPKQFIDILGTGETLLQQTYRRFLKLCPKENIFIVTNEIYKDLVHQQIKDISDDRVLLEPARRNTAPCIAYACFKIAKINSEANIVVAPSDHLILKEHTFVKAIQSCFKKAASEDCLVTLGIKPTRPDTGYGYIQFKQSEAKESDARMKKVKTFTEKPDLEMAKFFRQSGDFLWNAGIFIWTAKSVLLAFEKHMIEMYTLFNDGISKLNTPEEAEFIKQTYPLCKNISIDYGIMEKADNVYVRSSAIGWSDLGTWGSLYQHMDKEEKGNAIVGKNVLMYNSKNCIVHVPKNKLVVLEGLADYIVVESDDVLLVCKKSEEQQIRQFVNDVKSIKGDKFV